From the genome of Leptospira licerasiae serovar Varillal str. VAR 010, one region includes:
- a CDS encoding porin OmpL1 — MVRNITKALLVFAVLCSSFGLSAKSYITGGLGLQFDLGSLGDTIATDGLDASGSYKTTDSTGTQAGVLPRRAIIPENRLLSLQHTTNGLISAKTSGAMTGLTLSLGYEQDFGKAFFWRVNAHYTRKVMGGDTSAKFLGQGFYDITWDYHAIQVPVNVGIKLSVTEDTAFYIGAGVHYFNGGWSLAGSNRLNDVHNALVGAGVTNTTILGLVADGTDPSANWEKTTFQVSGVAPNWLIGAQTKISDKGSLYMEVETLFSFKYGIGHPRSAGGAQGLAPSVAYPQVLGGNQYRFGYKHEI; from the coding sequence ATGGTTCGTAACATCACGAAAGCTTTGCTAGTTTTCGCCGTACTTTGTTCTTCATTCGGCTTAAGCGCAAAGTCTTACATCACTGGAGGCCTCGGTCTCCAATTTGACCTTGGATCATTGGGCGATACAATTGCAACTGATGGTTTGGATGCATCTGGAAGTTATAAAACAACTGACTCCACTGGAACTCAAGCAGGGGTTCTTCCTCGTCGTGCAATCATTCCTGAAAACCGTTTGTTAAGCTTACAGCACACCACAAACGGATTAATCAGCGCTAAAACCAGCGGTGCAATGACTGGACTTACTCTTTCCTTAGGATATGAGCAAGATTTCGGAAAAGCTTTCTTCTGGAGAGTTAACGCACACTACACTCGTAAAGTTATGGGTGGAGATACTTCCGCTAAATTCTTAGGCCAAGGGTTCTATGATATTACTTGGGACTACCATGCAATTCAAGTTCCAGTGAACGTAGGTATCAAACTTTCCGTTACTGAAGACACTGCTTTCTACATTGGAGCAGGGGTTCACTACTTTAACGGTGGATGGAGCTTAGCAGGAAGCAACCGTTTGAACGACGTTCATAACGCTCTTGTTGGAGCCGGTGTTACTAACACCACTATCTTAGGACTTGTTGCTGATGGAACTGATCCTTCTGCAAACTGGGAAAAAACTACCTTCCAAGTTTCTGGAGTTGCTCCAAACTGGTTGATCGGAGCTCAAACTAAAATTTCCGACAAAGGTTCTCTATATATGGAAGTTGAAACTCTATTCTCTTTCAAATATGGTATCGGTCACCCAAGATCAGCGGGTGGAGCGCAAGGTTTAGCGCCTTCCGTTGCTTATCCTCAAGTTCTTGGTGGAAACCAATACAGATTCGGATACAAACACGAAATCTAA
- a CDS encoding porin OmpL1 — protein MIQAAKRTIATFLLLLPGIYLEAKSYVMGSAGLQFDLGALGNTISTDGLDSSNNYKATSTDGGTGVLPRLAVIPENRLLTLQHSSNGLISAKTNGGMTGLTLSFGYEQDFGKAFFWRVNAHYTRKVMGGDTEAKFAGQSFYHMIWDYNAIQIPINIGIKLSVSEDAAIYIGAGIHYFKGGWSLAGHNRLNDVHEALVNAGITNTTVLGLVADGTDPSANWENTKFNVSGVAPNWLIGAQARMSDKGHIYMEMETLFSFQYGIAHPSSLGGIQGLAPSVAYPQVLGGTQYRIGYKHEI, from the coding sequence ATGATACAAGCTGCCAAAAGAACGATCGCAACATTTCTTCTCTTATTGCCGGGAATCTATTTAGAAGCAAAGTCATACGTAATGGGAAGCGCCGGATTACAATTTGATCTAGGGGCATTAGGAAACACAATCTCTACGGACGGTTTAGATTCTTCGAATAATTACAAAGCGACGTCCACAGATGGAGGAACCGGAGTTCTGCCACGTTTAGCGGTCATTCCGGAAAACCGTTTGCTAACATTACAACATTCTTCCAACGGATTAATTAGCGCCAAAACAAACGGTGGGATGACCGGTCTTACTCTGTCTTTCGGATACGAACAAGATTTTGGGAAAGCCTTCTTTTGGAGAGTAAACGCGCACTACACTCGTAAGGTTATGGGAGGAGATACAGAAGCAAAATTTGCAGGCCAATCCTTCTATCATATGATCTGGGATTATAATGCAATCCAGATCCCTATAAATATAGGTATCAAACTTTCCGTTTCGGAGGATGCAGCTATTTATATAGGAGCCGGGATACATTACTTCAAAGGTGGTTGGAGTTTAGCAGGTCATAATCGTTTAAATGATGTACATGAGGCCTTAGTGAATGCAGGTATTACAAATACTACCGTGCTCGGCTTGGTCGCGGATGGAACGGATCCTTCCGCAAACTGGGAAAATACTAAATTTAATGTCTCCGGAGTTGCTCCCAATTGGTTGATCGGGGCCCAAGCCAGAATGTCCGATAAGGGCCATATTTATATGGAAATGGAAACGTTATTTTCCTTTCAATATGGGATCGCTCATCCTTCTTCCTTGGGCGGCATCCAAGGTCTAGCACCGAGTGTAGCCTATCCCCAGGTTTTAGGCGGAACCCAGTATAGAATCGGATACAAACACGAGATCTGA
- a CDS encoding protein-L-isoaspartate O-methyltransferase family protein, whose translation MENPDLGFVSPFDDAETVLARERMVRTQISERGIKDPNLLSAFLKVPRHIFLPEKTREHSYEDKAVPIGEEQTISQPYIVAYIADQLHVRSGDTILEIGTGSGYLTAILDSLGAKLVSSEIVPELYERSSKVLENWSPGFTKRNKILFGDALLLAQTKEKFSKFVSSACFPKIPGPGSLIFESLLEEGVAVFPVEWKEDVQLLLTLQKKQNGFIETNRLPVKFVPLLGRTDLV comes from the coding sequence ATGGAAAATCCTGATTTAGGCTTCGTCTCCCCATTTGATGACGCGGAGACTGTTCTTGCAAGAGAGAGAATGGTCCGAACACAAATCTCAGAAAGAGGGATCAAGGACCCGAACCTGCTTTCCGCATTTCTAAAAGTTCCCAGACATATCTTTCTTCCGGAAAAAACCAGAGAACATTCTTATGAAGACAAAGCGGTCCCGATCGGGGAAGAACAAACCATCTCTCAACCTTATATAGTCGCATATATCGCAGACCAACTCCATGTGAGATCCGGAGATACAATTTTAGAGATAGGCACAGGCTCCGGATATTTGACCGCGATCTTGGATTCACTCGGAGCAAAACTTGTCTCTTCGGAAATCGTACCTGAATTGTACGAAAGATCGTCGAAAGTTTTGGAAAATTGGTCTCCCGGATTTACAAAACGGAACAAGATCTTGTTTGGAGATGCATTACTTCTCGCCCAAACGAAAGAAAAATTTTCTAAATTCGTATCTTCTGCATGTTTCCCGAAAATTCCCGGACCTGGAAGTCTGATCTTCGAATCCCTTCTGGAAGAAGGGGTCGCAGTGTTTCCGGTAGAGTGGAAAGAAGATGTTCAGTTACTTCTCACCCTCCAAAAAAAACAAAACGGATTCATTGAAACAAACCGTTTGCCTGTGAAATTCGTTCCACTTTTGGGAAGAACGGATTTGGTTTAA